The Brachyhypopomus gauderio isolate BG-103 chromosome 1, BGAUD_0.2, whole genome shotgun sequence genome includes the window ttgtccaattttggtgagcctgtgcgaattgtagcctcagtttcctgttcttaactgacaggagtgacacccagtgtggtcttctgttgctgtagcccatccacatCAAAGTTCGACATGTTGTGCCTTCACTGGATATTTTGTCTTTTTCGTACAATTTTCtataaaccctagagatggttgtgtgtgaaaattccagtagatcagcagtttctgaaatactcagactagCCCGTCTgtcaccaacaaccatgccacattcaaagtcacttaaatcaactttcttccccattctgatgctcggtttgaaccacagatcgtcttggccatgtctgtATGCCTactgcattgagttgctgccatgtgattgaaTCAGATAGAAATgtctgattcaacatttgcattaatgcaCATTGTTGGACAGGTGTATCTAATAGTGGcaggtgagtgtatatatagaTGTCAGAAGTTTCTGCTATGCAGATAAATTGCTTTCTGGCTACAGCTAAAACAGATTCTTAATTATATTGCTACTTGAATGTTGAGTCAGCATATTTTTATCAGGTATTTTGCATCTTGAGAATTTCCAGTTTGAAGATCATGCAACCATTTGCAGGGTGAGCTTGGCGACGGGGTCATCATCGGGATGTCCACCATGGAGCAGCTTCAGGAGAACCTGGCCGCAGCCAAAGAGGGCCCTCTCAAGCAGGAAGTGGTAGATGCCTTCAAGAACGGCTGGGATCTGGTAGCCCACGAGTGTCCCAATTACTTCCGCTAGATGTTTGCTGCATTTTCTTACTGCCCCTTTAATCCAACCTAAAAACTAACATGATAATCTACAATAATTGTTTTTTCTCTAGAGATTTTGTACAAAAGTATTATATCCATCTTGAAGGTATTTTGATTCCCCTACTTTTATTGTTTGAACAAAATAACACATGAAaagtttgttttgcattttctcACTAATATGCCAATGGACACACATTTATGAGGTTTAGCACTTTGGGCAGTGTGAAGTCATTATACCCATCCTCAGACAGCTGTGCTCTGTACTAGGGAACacaaacaatggctaagcacTATTTTTTGTAATTCCAATGATAATTTATGACTGTAAAATAAATAGTAATGGTAAACGTATTATTCATAAAGTACTCATAAAGTAACTTATCTGCATATGGGAAGTGAACGAACCCCATAATGGTTTAAAACGTGCACTTTAAAGTTGTACATTTGGGGAGAGCTGACGAACAGGCTATAAAAACAGTCATGTGCAATACTACATTTGCTGGCTTATGACAAGTCTGGATAACCCTTTTGAAGATAAAAATGAGAATTGGCCTCGTGTTAAATGTCCATGTTTGCACAGATAAAATGTCCAAGAAAAAGTCAATGGCCTCTTCTTTACTGActccctccttcctcctccgcatcatcatcatctccctGCATGGCCTCTTCATCACCCTCCACCATCTCAAACTCCCCAGACTCAGAATTCCACATACACTTTATGGTCAACTTGAATTCAGCCATCTCAATCCCAAACAGTTTCTGAAACAAATGGATACAAAAATAGTCAATTCTTatcttgtatttgtttgtgtattCTAAACACTTCTTTTTCTAAAACATTTCTTAAACCAGTATAAAATGGAGGTGATTCAGGAAACCAACCAGAATGCGGGCCTGTTCAGGTGTGAGCACATCTCCCTCTTTGCACACTTCATAGTCCTGTAAAAGTGTTACCACTCCTGCAGATGAAACCCCCAGACATCAATCATTTATTTGGAGAAGCTTGTAGAAATATTAACAAAATGCTGTGCTGAGATCAATTTACAGATTGCCCTATAATGATTTTGGTAGCTCGTTTTAAACCAGTTTAAAAGCCACTTTACCTTTTTTAAGAGCTGTGGGTAGTCCTAACTGTCTGAACTGGGGCTCCATAGAGTGTGTAAACTGTTCCAAAGGTCCTTCATCCAGTGTTACAGCCATCTGTGCAGTGTTACCACCCCGTGCGTAATCAGTCTCCTTGAAACCGTCAAAATATCTGAAGGACACAGTTTAACAGTGTATTTGTTCTGAAGGCTTGTGTAAGTGTTTTTTGCAGTACCATGAATCACTGAAAGCAGTTATTACTGCTCAACCTGCACAAATCCCCAAAACCATTAAACAGAATTCATAGGGCACTACAATATATTTGTTCATAATGCAGTATTATCTTTTGCAACACTGTCGGGTGCCCCATACCTTATAGAAGTCTACAACAGTGATGTATCTCTGGCAATTACAAATCTATAAAATACAACAGTTCTATAACAatgtatattaaatattagaCAAAACTCTAGTGTTTACATATGCTATTTATATCAgggaatgagttaatgcagattttctttcattcactttgcatttcattttaaatgtgAAAATACCATCTAAAACATCTAAATATCATCTAAAACACACTGAACTATTGGAGTACATTAGTGGTTATACTAATTACAATACAATAGTTTTTTAGGTTCTGGATTCTGAATATATGCCAGCAGTCAGAAAAACTTGTTAgtacatatttatttttaaaaagccaTTTGGTCAAAAATGGTTTAATGGAAATATCAAATTATGATACAGTCTGCTTGATAGCAAAACAAAATGCGAGTTATGTAGCCCATTTTCACTCCAGAAAGTCCTGATCCTGTACTGACCCATTTACAGTCCTGCCCCTGAGGACTGGACTGAGAGGGTCTGAGCTCAGAATGACTTTATTTTGCCAGGTTAGACATACAAGGAAGCTGTCTTGGAATGTGCATCCATTTAATTGTAGAGACACAATACAACTGCACAAACTATTTACTCTTATTGAAGAGAATTAAACTTGTGTGTCGCTAGCCATGGCCAAGtgtacccatctgtgcagtgaaaacacacacaagtgattactagggggctgtggagtcacaagactagttccctaaccaccacaccatgaCTGCAAGTTGTAAACAATACCTCACCCAGACCAGATCAAAAACAATGAAGTAGTTTGAGGATCGGCAGTTATGATGTATAGCAATATAAGCCCCAAAAATATCAAGTCCTCAATATATCACAAAAATAATGGACTCAGCATTTATTATTGGAGAGAGATGGGACAAACCTTGGGATTAGCAACTGAGCATGAGACTTTATCATTGCTTATTTATACAATCTGACTTGGGAGCTGCACGCTggtacacacatttacattatgttAAAGTATGCTGGCTGAAATCTGCAAACATCTACATAGGACACCCACATGTGTTGACAGATGTAGATCTTTTGAGGTATAAGTAGCATTAAGACGCTCCACAGACAGGATTTAAAAACAAAGACCAATACAATAGGGGAGCATTCCACAAAGCATATATAAGCATACAGGCACTGTGCAGTAAAAACACAACATACAAATACtgtttcacttactctgttacCTCCTCCTTGGTTTTGTTTGTGAACAAGACACCCACTTCTCCTCTCAGAAATTTGCTGACCTACAATGTAATCAAAACAATTACCTAGGCTTTATCCAACAACCTCCTTGCCAActttaatttaataattaacaaatcaacaaaaaacaacaaatgtgAGTAGTTATATACCTTGTGCAAATTATCTTTGTATTCGTCTGTTGGTCCTTTTCCAAGTGCAATCATCATCACTTTGTTTTTGCCAAAAAAGAAACTTGAATAGacagaccaaaactttattagAAACGTCAGCAGCACTCGGGCTTTAGCCAAGCACTAAAAGCAACATTGACAGCGCGCGATGGATCAGTTGTGCGTAACAAGTTACACGCATGCGCAGTATCCCTCACCGACTGTGTTTCCAAGCTGCACGAACATCTTTGAGTTTGTTGTTCCTCATGTTCTCCACGGAAAATATAAACACGTATCTGTACGTGTCTACACATTTTCTTAACTGTGGAAAGAGAATGTAATATAGTCGAACACTCTTATACTGTTTAACAACTGATAAAAGATTTAAAAATTTAGATAATAAGTAAATAGATAATGTAGTAGATAATTACCTCCTCGATCAAGTTCTGTTTCGATTCCAACCCTTTCTTGGTTGTTTTTGTTAAGGAAACTGTTGACGGAGAATGAAACTGTTAATTAAATTGTTAATACATGTTCCCATCACGGAGCATGGGAACATGCAACAAGCGACACAGCATAGCAAACTATCCGCGCTATACAGGAGCCAATTTTCCTACTGCTTGGTTGGCGTATGTAGCACGCTAGCAAGTTTATATGTACTGCAATTTAAAAGCAGACGATCTCGGCTGCAGCTGGACCGCAACTGACATTGGGCAGTGAAAAAACAAGTAAAACATTAAATTTCCCAACCAATACTTAGATTGCTGgtaatagctagctagctacattcaTGCCTCAGCTTTATCCACCACAGTACGCGTTATTCACCACTTTAACACATTTTCAACAGACTAACATGCTGGCCAATGTGGGAATACATGACAGATTGTACAGATAGTATTAACATAAATGTTTAAAAAGTATAAGTATTTTAAACCTTTTTTATCCCTCTTGGATTTCGGCATGGTTCTCACGTTGTTACTGCTTCTTCTGATAATATAGTGGTATATTACCAAAAAAAGGTGATTACTGCCATCTAGCGCCTGTTAACAGCATGAAGGATTGTGTCATAGTATGAACGGTGTCCTAGAAGTGCATTTTACTTCAATAAACCTAAAACGTAACAACGAATCAAAAAACACTCCCCAACAAATATGAAAGCATGGCAAAATGAGAGGAAAACATAACAGCAAAAttaaaacaccaacaccaaaatATCTACCACAACAAATGTTAAAATGCTTTAACAAAATATGAGGTCAAACGTAATATGAATAAATACATGCAAAATCCAAAACTCAAGACAGAAATGGCCTCACATGGAGAAATTGAGTGTTTCATTCTTTTTGGTTATTTCTTGAGTTGCAAAGAACACCAGTGTAGCTCCATCCCCCACAAGCTGGCTCAAAGCACTCAAACATCATCAATTCCTACATTTAAAGGAACTGCTCCAACGCACAGATACTTGTTATGCACTAGAAACTAAGACCAATGGACAGAGATATCAGCACCTGATCAACAAGTTTGAACATAACATTAGAACCTTGTTCTGTTTTGACGTGCTTTGATAGACTGAAAGTTGAACTAAATTGAAAAGCTTTTACAACAGCATTAGCTCAGAGCGGACAACAGAATGGTAGCACTACACATCAGTGTTAGCATATACTGATGACCTGGCAAGGTCTCTGCACAATCCAATAATATTTTCTTGAAAGGTACATCTGTTTTGAGAATAGGATGGCAAGAGGCTGGGGAGATATCTTGATTAGGTTTTCCAGTGAGCTGTGACAAGACCAGCAGTGTACTGACATCTGTTTCCAGACCTGGCCAAAACAAATAGGATATGTGTGTACACAGCTGGAGTGGGTAattgggagattcgggaggattcccgatgggccggctcatgtcaatctctagttgggacagattgggagggaaaaataattttgggcaggatttgggcatgaaactcccgggctgaaaaaggggcccactccggccctgtgtgtgtatgtctttgtTTTAGATAAATGCCCAGAAGCGCAATGGCCATGTCCTAAAAAGCTATAATGTGTATGCAAGAAGCAACAGGAATGATGATTTGGTATAAAATGCTGCACTCTGGCTCATCATCAGACTATTTTGGTATATACATTTTCTAAGGGTGGACAGACATGTAAGAGAAAACATAAACAAAGTCTGTGTGTGCTACCAAGTGCCGGTAGCTGTCAGGAAGGGGAGTGGTGCCACTGTGACTAGTATCTTATAAACATTGTTAGTAAGCAAATTGGACAGCAGTTGTCAATAAGGCTTATGTGTTCGCTGGATAATTTGGCCTTGAGTCAAAATGAGGGGTAAAGCTCAGATAAAACTGGATTAGTTCAGCAGAAAACATACAATTCTGATGTCATTTCATAATTTCTTGAGGATTTGTTTTCTAAAAGAGCAAAAATATTGCATCATCTATTATTTCGTCATCCGTATTAGAGACTGTTTTACAATGAAGCTTTAAAGATAGGAAGCAATTTCAAGTAAGGTTGCTATAAAAGTTAGTGTTATGTtctgcccctgactcctcccttgggCTGTTGTATgtgtcagtagcgaaccgtgaccattaaacctgggcccgctcccaacccccccccgaaaaaaatgtgtttcctttcctaattatctgcaataaataataaaaaaaaactgagatgacagtacagctttagaaacgcaataaacaataatatctgtactagataacttcttaagcaaaataaggttccaccaAAATAAGGTTCatagctccgtgttcctcggaagcggaatatgtaaacaacgcgcacgagggcatcaaaggaatgaatcgaaactagctagcggtggtacactaacgacagctagcgtcgccacagcgggcggaaattatcatacagttaagcccgcccactaagagggaagatatgattggtcaattttactgtcatttgaaactggtattgcgctgaattataattgtcaggccctctgtaaacgaacagcgggcatcacagtcctgatagggaccttcaaacacagattgaatagacacagttgaataatttatttgcttatatttctgtaattgtttagatgtcaattgtcaaactgtaagtagataaaaaaaaattggataaatgatattatatatttatgttttaagaatattttaggccctctgagagggcgtagagggccctgacggttccccactggtatgtgtatgtgttttcatttgtctgtgtgtgcatgttgctGGTCTCTTGTCTTGTTGACATTATGAGttgcacttgtgtcttgttagtGTATGCATATTTAAGTGTGCATCTGCGTCATATGTGTTGCTCATCATTGTAGGTTATGTTCCATGAGCCCTCTATAACTGTTCCCCATTATGACCCCCTAAACATTAGCTACAGAATGTGGCTtttgcaaaaaataaaacaaaataaaaatctcttttaataaataaaattgtagCTTTATGCTTTACACTCTTTCTTAAATGTCTGGTTAAAACATAGATATATACCACCTGCACCTGGGCAGTCTGTAACATGCTACCTAGCTGTAAAAAGCTATAACACGCTAACTGGCTAACTCAGCATCATCTAGATAGGCCACTATTAGCTCTCATTTAAACAGTGGAATACAATTATTTTTCTGTTATGATCCCACTCTAGGCTGTGGGTATAACTATATGGGAAAGGAAAACAGCAAAAATATGTATTATGTagacttttttcttttattgtctaaaaccaggttcacactacacgattttaggctggtttttcagtcgccgactgttttttgtagatcgccgacagaaactgtggtcggaggcaaatcggcgatcactcggcgctcgctcagtcgtgtagtgtgaactgctgaaagatgctcaccgagccgtcgccgagtggtcgccgacTCAACACAGACGACCGgcaaatatctagcatgtttaatatctagcccagtcggcgactgagtcaacagcagcgtctagctacagccaatgggaacgcggagagagatgaGTCGGTGATTCCCCAGTCATTTAATTCGTGAGCctgcgtcgccgatcagtcatgtgaaagccacaacaactgaaagactcacgattacagcacaaccagtcatgtagtgcgaacggcacaaaaacctgatgactgaaaagtcatgtagtgtgaacctggcacaTTTAGACAAGATTTAGCATAAGAAACCTACAAtgctcaaaataacaaacaacgTAATAACAAAAAGTAGGATACTACCTTGCCTATACAGTGAAAGATAAAATACAATACTATgcactaggggtgtattcaactaaggattttcatagtcgaatctgattcgtcagcttctccctttagtcgactaatactCAAATCGtgtatattatttttttatttagagcaccttaaacgggatccccttctcattcaggacttttttcctcttcaaagtaaaaacctaaaacactcagataaatgaataaccacggtaggttggctttattcagcttttatttatttacttatttatttttttatgaaacgttagagaacattaaccgtcagtgcgcattgcgcatatcgaactgtcagacaggcactgtgcaaaatgtcaaaaatattttaaataaaatatgcctgcctgaaaatataaaaaattgccacacagcagcaaaaaaaatacaaggaaaggttcaagtaacggggtttaaaagcaaacaacaacaaaaaatgtttataggcctacttgccgagacgcaccgcgacgagacgagacgactgaaacgacaaacgttttttttcgccttacacgttttaaatggtatgccatgttggttgttgtcgtgcgaaatgaaagacgttgatgacataacttgcactttactttgtttgattcatctttgtttttcaaaatactttttttttttagtagccattataatctctgCAGATGCTGTgcacacggacgtagttttggggggggacgggggggacatgtcccccccactttttcaaaagccggttttggtccccccccagtttttacagttaaaaccaaatatttaagtagcgacgaagtcatgtcccccccactttttaacggttaaaaaaacaatatccaaatagcgacaaatctagcactaggatcatgcagctccgagctcccccccccccccccccgctcaacagttcgccaccccaggttgtgtcccccccacttattaaatcaaaactacgtccatggctGTGCATATtaattctgtagcgtgttcagctccgctcgtttggattgtgcaacagcaaggtgtgatttattaatgtgtagtaaggaagatgcctattgttaatgcgcaaacatcattttcaaatatttattaacagaaattagaatgattttatttgacaaaaggctatatataacaaaaacaaagacatttcatttaACAACTaaagcttagctgcatccttgggcacccccatgcagttagaatggtacattcgactatgacgttcatagtcgactagggggtatagtcgactatagtcgaatcagcgactattgcaggtcacccctactatgcaccagaggtgggaccaagtcagtgttttgcaagtctcaagtaagtccaagtctttatacctcaagtcccgagtcaagtctcaagcaaagacactcaagtcaagtcaagtctcgagtcaagacaggcaatagtcaagtcaagtcccaagtctgaaacttggaatttcaagtcctttcgagtctttttttttttttttttaccaatgttgcaggtatattttaaatgtaaataatagacatgcgttcttttttaaatctgtattctcctcaaatcttgataaaacatgtgcaaacacgaagtataaaaaaaattaaaattacacctctttattgcacagttcaatttgttaaacttagctgcaaaaatattcatactttaaactacaattttccagaaataaatattctgtgaaaaagtcataagtagaactccatgttcaaataaaaagtgctgatattttcacagtacaatacaaagaaccataacagcattttccctctcttctcttatctggtttcttggagaacatgtgtgagtgacacaagacaaacaaatataagaactgaacaattaacaggaatctgcaactttagacatttcagtaaactattctgcattgcatttgctggccaaaagtctgtatgtcatttgtgcacgatgaataatgtccccatagctgaaaactcgctccacttttgtcaatatatttttttctcgacgtagatgtcttcaaatacacaatccatgctgagatagaactggatattatgatggtgacagagagaggctttCTTCCCCGaattcagatacagaacccagggttgccaactctcacgcattgagcgtgagacacacgcatttgaccgtcttcacacgctctcacgccacacatccgatttctcacgccggaaaaaaatctagtttatttacctctgatccacatctatgattcaatgagttactagttcgctctggcaccaaccactggcgatcgatcgatcgcgatataatacttaatttgtgtccattttacaccaagcccggtaaaaatttacgttcgccaaccccccatttgattggttgtgctgcagctcatgcacacacacgtacagagtgtggaaaagcagaggactggtctgcgtcagaaggacggaaatgaaattaatggggcgcacattataaatattaatatgcgttttaaaatttagatttggggtaaaaaaaaatcaagtctttgcaagtaaacaggttcaagtccaattcaagtcccaagttattggtgtaaaagtccaagtcaagtctaagtctctgaatattttttcaagtcaagtcaaaagtcttaatattaatgactcgagtctgactcgagtccaagtcatgtgactcgagtccccacctctgctatgCACTACCCTGACTGCCTGAAAACCAGGAGAGAAATGGTTTTAAAACAAAGAGTGTTGAGTCCCTTACTTCCCGTACCTcacttatatattatatacactaTTTATACAAAATATTTACAATAGCTACCAGAATTTAAAAGGAATGATCACAACTCAGAAAACTGGGTGAAATTCAGAATATCAAGAGTCCAAATATGAAGGACATCAAACAATCACAGAACACAATGTCAGGAGAtggttgtctctctctcttcagctcTCTTTAGTAAATTTAATAGTCTGGTTGTGTTACTAGTTCGTTTGTTTTATCCTGCGCTATGTTGTATTCTTGTATTGTTTCATGTTAACACATGCCCTTTGTTATAAACCTGGTTTCTCTTCGCAGTCTTGTTTTTTGATAGTCATTCATTCGTGCCtgagtgtgttgtgtctgctccTTCCCCGTAGGAGACTAACCCAGCTAAGGTTAATTCCAGCCCTTTATTGCACGTGTCCACCTCCAACTACAGCCTCATTACACTTATACCTTATGCAACACTTTCTCCTTTATCCACGTGGTATGTGGTAAAGGCCATGTGTACATGTTTTGTTAGTGTTAGTATTagcgggcagtcatggcctggcggttagggaactggtcttgtgaccgaagggtcatgggttcaatgCCCAGAACTGAGGCCATGAcggaggtgcccctgagcaaggcaccttaaccctcaattgctcacttgtataaagattagataaaatgtaagtcgctctggataagggcatctgcgaaatgccataaaatgtaaatgtattagcAATTTGAaatttgttgtgattgtgtatttttacatttgATGTTCGGTTTTTGGTTTGTTAAAGTTATTTGCACTTCTAGGCCAccacatgtatttatttatttagcaaaaGTAACAGCAGTAGTAGCCTACGTAACATTCTGTAAACTATTATTTTCTGTTTTGCTTCATTTtacttgtgtgtgcttgtgctttgaCTGAAATTATTTAGCCTTTAAATTATTCATGCACTTTATGTCAATTGTCACACTGTTTAAGACTGAACAAAACAGAATAAATAACAATATCAGAGAAATACTTATCAGATCGTTAGCGGAGATTATGCAACCTGGAACCTTACAGCACAATATTGTTTATGCATTTATCAGTTAGTTTTACAAAGTAATAGAACAGAATAGAaagcctttattgtcattatacacaGTATGTATAATGTATGATATATAATTTGCAGTGTAATATATGAAGGATATAATTCTCTCTACGTCTATTATTCTCACAACATATGAACATTTTGTAGTGTAAGGTTTAAAGAGTAAAAAACATCAGCGTATGGGGAATTTAATTGAAACCTCATCCAagactgtttgatgtttttaaAGTTATAAGAAAGTGTGGCAAATGAAATTAAAAGTTGTCAAAATAATCTATTGTAGAAAATAATATATTGTTTTTAACGTTTAGCAGTCTATCTCATCGTTTGATAAAATCCATAATCCATGAGTTCTTTTAATTATTCTATTCACCGTTGTGTATTAAAATAAAGTCAGATATGTGaccattgttgtttttttttctgtcgcAGGCCTATATAAGGCTGTTGtgatctgtttatttatttgtggatTTTTTGTTTATTCGTCAAAAACGTACACTACGCTTCGAAGATTAATAGAGTAGCCTAATTTTCCACATTGATTTTTCCATTCACTTTTCATTCGTTTCATCTAACCACATCTGGAAATATGGTAGGATCGATTTACTGACGCACTCTAAAATGCCAAATTCTAAGTATTTACTACTAGTTACGAGATGTACATGTAGGCAAAGCAGGACGCAGGTTATTCGCATCAGGCTGAAGAGACGCGtccgtctgtgtgagtgtgcgcgagAGTGCGTCTCTGCTCTCGCGCCCGGGATGGGGGCGGAGTAGGTGATGCGGTAGCTGAGTTTAGCACCATGTAATATGATCCCGCGGCGCCGTTAACATTGGATATAAACCAGTCCCGTAACCACGCGGTTAATCCTGGTAGTGACACTTCGTACAGTCGGTTTAAACTAGGTTGGATAATTTTTTTACAGAAGTTTACAGAATCCGCAAAGGCTGAGGTGGATTTACAAGGTCTCATATTCTTGCGCATTTGACAATGAGTCGCAGGCTGTCCGCTGCATCGCAGCTGTTAAATGAAAAAATGAGCTGACACCAAGCTGCCTCTGGACGTTGCTACACTGTGGTATGACCAATGTTTGTGCATATTTCTACTAAGAAGGTAATTTTTTATTCCgacagaaaaaaaattatattgacAGTGATGGTGACATTACTTAAAATCGCATTCACAGATCTATACAGTACGGACAGATTGCCTTAAGTGAGGGTTTGG containing:
- the mrto4 gene encoding mRNA turnover protein 4 homolog, producing MPKSKRDKKVSLTKTTKKGLESKQNLIEELRKCVDTYRYVFIFSVENMRNNKLKDVRAAWKHSRFFFGKNKVMMIALGKGPTDEYKDNLHKVSKFLRGEVGVLFTNKTKEEVTEYFDGFKETDYARGGNTAQMAVTLDEGPLEQFTHSMEPQFRQLGLPTALKKGVVTLLQDYEVCKEGDVLTPEQARILKLFGIEMAEFKLTIKCMWNSESGEFEMVEGDEEAMQGDDDDAEEEGGSQ